The Pontibacter pudoricolor genome contains a region encoding:
- a CDS encoding tetratricopeptide repeat protein produces the protein MRSLVAYILYLRKKTAPYLLVALLATIAGCNLNQGTGEQMVNLDKVTDDPEEHLANLNKAISRNKQDASLYKRRAKIFLKKGELDKALADLDEAITLNKTDMANLFLKAQVLRAKGEIAQALPLALKAERNSFQSVALYVLLSDLYLQLKQPGNAAVYTKKALALAPKNEFALYYNGRVAEATGDTAKAAANYKLSIKEAPEFAEARRELTGTLISQKKYDEARQQLEKALKLVPMDGLLWHYRGELYQSVQKTDSALWSYNKAITFADSLQQTHYQAGQLLYNRKDYAGAISHLEKAGKQYGNSIKYIATLASAYERTGENIKALEQYQRLLEVQPGYTAANYSIARLKAKLTRPVSTYVAEPVSADTLE, from the coding sequence ATGCGTAGCCTGGTTGCATATATACTATACCTTAGGAAAAAGACAGCTCCTTATTTGCTGGTTGCTTTACTGGCAACTATAGCTGGCTGCAATTTAAACCAGGGTACAGGTGAGCAAATGGTTAACCTTGATAAAGTTACCGACGATCCGGAAGAGCACCTGGCTAATTTAAATAAAGCCATCAGCCGGAATAAGCAGGATGCGAGCCTCTATAAACGAAGAGCCAAGATCTTCCTCAAAAAAGGGGAATTAGATAAGGCACTGGCAGACTTGGACGAGGCTATTACGCTTAACAAAACAGATATGGCCAACCTGTTTCTGAAAGCGCAGGTGCTGCGTGCCAAAGGGGAAATTGCCCAGGCGTTACCGCTGGCATTAAAAGCAGAACGGAATTCGTTCCAGAGTGTAGCGTTGTATGTGTTGCTAAGCGACCTGTACCTGCAGTTAAAGCAGCCTGGCAATGCAGCTGTCTATACCAAGAAAGCCCTGGCGCTGGCTCCGAAAAACGAATTTGCCCTGTATTATAACGGGCGGGTGGCAGAAGCAACCGGCGATACGGCAAAGGCAGCGGCAAACTATAAGCTGTCTATAAAAGAGGCTCCGGAATTTGCAGAAGCACGACGCGAACTTACCGGAACGCTGATAAGCCAGAAGAAGTACGATGAAGCAAGACAACAACTGGAGAAAGCGTTAAAATTAGTGCCCATGGATGGTTTGCTGTGGCATTACAGAGGTGAGCTTTACCAGTCTGTACAAAAAACCGATAGTGCGCTCTGGAGCTACAATAAAGCAATTACCTTTGCTGATAGCCTGCAGCAGACACATTACCAGGCTGGGCAGCTTTTATATAACCGGAAAGACTATGCCGGAGCGATCTCACATTTAGAGAAAGCCGGTAAGCAGTATGGTAACAGCATAAAATACATTGCAACACTGGCTTCTGCTTACGAGCGAACCGGCGAGAATATTAAAGCATTAGAACAGTATCAGCGGTTGTTAGAGGTACAGCCTGGTTATACGGCGGCAAACTATAGTATAGCACGATTAAAAGCTAAGCTTACACGGCCTGTGTCAACGTATGTGGCAGAACCTGTCAGCGCCGATACATTGGAATAA
- the thrS gene encoding threonine--tRNA ligase — protein MINITLPDGSVRQYPKGVTSHEIASSISEGLARNVLAAKVNDTVWDSNRPITEDATVQLLTWNDDLGKNAFWHSSAHLLAEALEELYPGVKFGIGPPIENGFYYDVDLGERTFSQDDFAKVEQKMLELARNKEEFKRREVSKAEATAYFTQKGDEYKLDLIKDLEDGTITFYEQGNFTDLCRGPHIPNTGFIKAAKLMNVAGAYWRGDESKKQLTRIYAITFPKQKELAEYLERLEEAKKRDHRKLGKELELFAFSEKVGMGLPLWLPKGTLLRERLEQFMRKAQMRAGYQPVVTPHIASKELYVTSGHYEKYGADSFQPIRTPNEGEEFFLKPMNCPHHCEIYKTRPRSYKELPVRLAEFGTVYRYEQSGELHGLTRVRGFTQDDAHIFCRPDQVKEEFIKVIDLVLYVFSALGFEDYTAQISLRDPENKAKYIGSDEAWEKAERAIIEAATEKGLPTVTELGEAAFYGPKLDFMVRDAIGRKWQLGTIQVDYNLPERFQLEYIGADNAKHRPVMIHRAPFGSLERFVAVLIEHCGGNFPLWLSPEQFAILPISEKYQDFAQQVYDRLAEMDIRGFVDNRDEKIGRKIRDAEVRKVPYMLIVGEKEQEENAVSVRRHGEGDLGSMPVDAFIDLFQSKIAEMLNK, from the coding sequence ATGATCAACATCACATTACCAGATGGCTCCGTTCGCCAGTATCCGAAAGGGGTGACAAGCCATGAGATTGCATCGAGCATTAGCGAAGGCCTTGCCAGAAACGTATTAGCGGCTAAAGTAAACGATACCGTATGGGATTCGAATCGCCCGATAACGGAAGACGCTACGGTGCAATTGCTCACCTGGAACGATGACCTTGGTAAAAATGCTTTCTGGCACTCCTCAGCCCACTTGCTGGCGGAGGCCCTGGAGGAACTATACCCGGGCGTGAAGTTTGGTATCGGACCTCCGATAGAGAACGGCTTTTATTACGATGTAGACTTAGGAGAGCGTACTTTCTCGCAGGATGATTTTGCCAAAGTAGAGCAGAAGATGCTGGAACTGGCCCGTAATAAAGAAGAATTCAAGCGCCGTGAAGTGTCTAAAGCCGAGGCTACAGCATACTTTACCCAAAAAGGCGATGAGTATAAGCTTGACCTGATAAAGGACCTGGAAGACGGAACTATAACGTTTTATGAGCAGGGCAACTTTACGGACCTTTGCCGTGGACCACACATCCCGAACACAGGATTTATAAAAGCTGCCAAGTTAATGAACGTGGCCGGTGCTTACTGGCGCGGCGACGAAAGCAAAAAGCAGCTGACCCGTATTTATGCCATTACGTTCCCGAAACAAAAGGAACTGGCTGAATACCTGGAGCGCCTGGAGGAAGCCAAGAAGCGTGACCACCGTAAACTGGGCAAAGAGTTAGAACTTTTTGCGTTCTCTGAGAAAGTAGGAATGGGCTTGCCGTTATGGTTACCGAAAGGTACCTTGCTACGTGAGCGCCTGGAGCAGTTTATGCGCAAGGCACAGATGCGCGCCGGTTATCAGCCTGTCGTTACCCCGCACATTGCCAGCAAAGAACTGTATGTTACCTCAGGCCATTACGAGAAGTATGGAGCAGATTCGTTCCAGCCGATCAGAACCCCCAACGAAGGCGAGGAATTTTTCCTGAAGCCTATGAACTGCCCGCACCACTGCGAGATCTATAAGACGCGTCCCCGCTCTTACAAGGAGCTACCAGTGCGTTTGGCTGAGTTTGGTACCGTTTACCGTTACGAGCAAAGCGGTGAGCTACATGGCCTTACAAGGGTGCGTGGCTTTACCCAGGATGATGCGCACATCTTCTGCCGTCCGGACCAGGTAAAAGAAGAGTTTATAAAGGTTATCGACCTGGTGCTTTACGTATTCAGCGCGCTTGGTTTTGAAGACTATACTGCCCAGATTTCACTTCGTGATCCTGAAAACAAGGCTAAGTACATTGGTAGCGATGAAGCCTGGGAGAAAGCAGAACGTGCTATTATCGAAGCTGCTACCGAGAAAGGCCTGCCAACTGTAACCGAATTAGGTGAGGCTGCGTTTTACGGTCCGAAGCTGGACTTTATGGTACGCGATGCCATCGGCCGCAAGTGGCAGCTGGGAACTATTCAGGTGGATTATAACTTACCAGAAAGATTCCAGCTGGAATACATTGGCGCGGATAACGCGAAGCACCGCCCGGTTATGATTCACCGTGCACCATTTGGCTCATTAGAGCGTTTTGTGGCTGTACTGATCGAACATTGCGGTGGTAATTTCCCGCTTTGGCTGAGCCCTGAGCAGTTTGCCATACTTCCGATATCTGAGAAGTACCAGGACTTTGCACAGCAGGTGTATGACCGATTGGCTGAAATGGACATTCGTGGTTTTGTAGACAACCGCGATGAAAAGATCGGACGTAAGATACGCGATGCGGAAGTTCGTAAAGTGCCATACATGCTGATAGTAGGCGAGAAGGAGCAGGAAGAAAATGCTGTTTCGGTGCGCAGACACGGCGAAGGCGACCTTGGCTCGATGCCGGTTGATGCATTTATCGACCTGTTTCAGAGCAAAATAGCTGAAATGTTGAACAAATAA
- the infC gene encoding translation initiation factor IF-3 has product MEEPYKVNDKITAREVRLVGDNVEQGVFQTRDAQRIANEQNLDLVEISPTANPPVCRIIDYSKFKYEQKKKTREMKAKAQKVVVKEIRFGPNTDDHDFEFKLKHAKAFLESGFKIKSYVHFVGRTIVFKERGEILLLKFAQALEDVAKVEQLPKLEGKRMFLMLAPKVAAPVKK; this is encoded by the coding sequence GTGGAGGAGCCATACAAAGTCAATGATAAGATAACTGCCCGCGAGGTAAGATTGGTTGGAGACAATGTAGAGCAGGGAGTATTCCAGACACGGGATGCTCAGAGAATAGCAAATGAGCAAAATCTTGACCTGGTTGAGATATCGCCAACTGCTAACCCACCGGTATGCCGTATTATCGATTACTCGAAATTTAAGTACGAGCAGAAGAAGAAAACCCGTGAGATGAAGGCCAAGGCTCAGAAAGTGGTTGTGAAAGAGATCCGTTTCGGTCCTAACACAGATGATCACGATTTCGAGTTTAAGCTAAAGCACGCAAAAGCTTTCCTGGAAAGTGGATTTAAGATCAAGTCTTATGTACACTTCGTGGGTAGAACAATTGTGTTTAAAGAGCGTGGTGAGATTCTTTTGCTTAAGTTTGCACAAGCACTGGAAGATGTAGCTAAAGTGGAGCAGTTACCAAAGCTGGAAGGAAAGAGAATGTTCCTGATGCTTGCTCCGAAGGTTGCAGCCCCTGTTAAAAAGTAA
- the rpmI gene encoding 50S ribosomal protein L35, with product MPKVKTKSGAKKRFSLTGTGKIKRKHAYKSHILTKKTTKQKRNLTHTGLVSSADMDRVKLMLQI from the coding sequence ATGCCAAAAGTTAAAACTAAATCTGGTGCAAAGAAGCGTTTTTCTTTGACAGGTACTGGCAAAATTAAGCGTAAGCACGCTTATAAGAGCCACATCCTGACCAAGAAAACGACTAAGCAGAAGCGTAATTTAACACACACTGGCCTTGTTAGCTCAGCTGATATGGACAGAGTGAAGTTGATGCTTCAAATCTAA
- the rplT gene encoding 50S ribosomal protein L20, which translates to MPRSVNVVAARHRRKKIMKMAKGYFGRRKNVWTVAKNAVEKGLTYAYRDRKQKKRDFRALWIQRINAGAREHGLSYSALMGALKKANIDLNRKVLADLAMNHPEAFKSIVDKVK; encoded by the coding sequence ATGCCTAGATCGGTAAACGTCGTTGCAGCACGACACAGAAGAAAGAAAATAATGAAAATGGCCAAAGGTTACTTTGGCCGTCGTAAGAACGTTTGGACAGTAGCGAAAAACGCTGTTGAAAAAGGTTTAACTTACGCATACCGCGACAGAAAGCAGAAGAAAAGAGATTTCCGCGCACTTTGGATCCAGCGTATTAACGCCGGTGCACGTGAGCACGGTCTTTCTTACTCAGCTCTAATGGGCGCCCTTAAAAAGGCTAACATCGACCTAAACCGCAAAGTACTTGCTGACCTGGCGATGAACCACCCTGAAGCTTTCAAGAGCATCGTTGATAAAGTAAAGTAA
- a CDS encoding SdiA-regulated domain-containing protein → MKKYSLYAFTLAVVMAGTACDPIWDNTKVPEAVKVQFADRYPTIKQADWDNENGNFEAEFKVNGLERTALFSPDGKLLSYTEEIDQRHLPNVILQQVQAQYANYRIDEAHRVQQNGNANYVVELEDNMDEVKLQFDAAGKLIEQQTNTAPATQQQASIIPTSLQNGSKNGLEAPVAQWELPDNLREVSGIAMLSDGLIACVQDEEGAIHLYDPEKKTIVEKIDFAGPGDYEGISIVEKDAYILRSDGSIYEITDFRNGKPAVKEHKTVLAGTQNTEGMAYDATNNRLLIACKGYDTKLGDKKGIYSFSLNDKKMHAEPTFQIPLAQDNLSTTSKKKKKSQYDVLQPSSFEVHPVTGELYLMDAVNSKLHVINDQGDILKTMPLDDNLLRQPEGLTFNQNGELYIASEGGKKGKGIIVKYTSGI, encoded by the coding sequence ATGAAAAAATATAGCCTTTATGCGTTTACACTTGCCGTTGTGATGGCAGGCACCGCATGCGACCCGATCTGGGATAATACTAAAGTACCTGAAGCTGTTAAAGTACAGTTTGCAGACCGTTACCCAACTATAAAACAAGCAGACTGGGATAATGAAAACGGCAATTTCGAAGCTGAATTTAAAGTAAACGGCCTGGAAAGAACAGCCCTTTTCTCGCCTGACGGAAAACTCCTGAGTTACACCGAAGAAATAGATCAGCGTCATTTGCCAAACGTTATCCTGCAGCAGGTGCAGGCGCAATACGCCAACTATAGAATTGACGAAGCGCATCGTGTGCAGCAAAATGGCAATGCCAACTATGTAGTGGAACTGGAAGATAACATGGATGAGGTAAAGCTTCAGTTTGACGCAGCCGGTAAACTAATTGAACAACAAACTAACACTGCACCGGCTACACAACAGCAAGCATCTATTATCCCAACTTCGTTACAAAACGGTAGTAAAAACGGGCTTGAAGCACCTGTAGCGCAATGGGAACTACCAGACAACCTGCGTGAAGTTTCCGGTATTGCCATGCTTTCTGACGGCTTGATAGCCTGCGTGCAGGATGAAGAAGGTGCGATCCATTTATATGACCCTGAAAAGAAAACGATAGTTGAGAAGATCGATTTTGCCGGCCCCGGTGATTATGAAGGCATTTCTATAGTTGAGAAGGATGCCTATATATTGCGAAGCGACGGTTCTATTTATGAAATTACTGACTTCCGGAATGGAAAGCCTGCTGTAAAAGAGCATAAAACCGTACTTGCAGGCACACAAAACACAGAAGGCATGGCTTACGACGCCACCAATAACCGCCTGTTGATTGCCTGTAAAGGTTACGACACTAAACTTGGCGACAAAAAAGGTATCTATAGTTTCTCTCTGAATGATAAGAAGATGCACGCTGAGCCAACGTTCCAGATTCCGCTGGCGCAGGACAACCTGAGCACCACTTCTAAAAAGAAAAAGAAGAGCCAGTACGATGTGCTGCAACCTTCATCTTTCGAAGTTCACCCTGTAACCGGAGAGCTGTATTTGATGGACGCAGTCAATTCAAAACTACATGTAATAAATGACCAGGGAGACATCCTGAAAACAATGCCCCTGGATGATAATTTATTACGCCAGCCGGAAGGTTTAACTTTTAACCAGAACGGCGAACTATATATTGCCAGCGAAGGTGGCAAAAAAGGAAAAGGGATTATCGTAAAGTATACTTCCGGAATTTAA
- a CDS encoding sensor histidine kinase, which produces MRILTKTSLYYLLVSFVVFLMGGIAYYTIMQGEIYDEVDDQLFTDKENILAFIRRTNELPHVTSGVSETIVVKEVTDKNPVLESLTDTLIYSSYDEEDIPYRRLTFTTYQNGKAYQYTIMKSVMDFDDLFESTVFAMGWTFLMLLVGLGAVNYSINKYTWRNFYDTLDKIKRYSLSQYGPLQLKPSETTEFQELNTVLQNMTDKIHSDYLNLKEFTENVSHEIQTPLAIVNSKLELFMQSGNLTSTEAKLLEDMHNSVSRLARLNKSLIMLTRIENREFKENESIPMHELLAEQTEQLQEIIEMHGLTVEQTIDQAVYVHMNRGLAEVLVSNLLINAIQHNAPNGIITITLNQEKMCLKNTGEALHEPGSNLFGRFVSGSKRSDSLGIGLALVSRICSVYNMRPNYSYENGMHVLCIYFNQLNRKIK; this is translated from the coding sequence ATGAGAATCCTGACCAAAACAAGTCTGTATTACCTGCTGGTGTCGTTTGTGGTGTTCCTGATGGGCGGTATTGCCTACTATACTATTATGCAGGGCGAGATTTACGACGAAGTGGACGATCAGCTTTTTACCGATAAGGAAAATATCCTGGCTTTTATCCGTCGCACAAATGAACTGCCCCATGTCACATCCGGTGTCTCGGAAACTATAGTTGTAAAAGAAGTCACCGACAAAAATCCGGTACTCGAATCACTCACCGATACGCTCATCTATAGTTCCTACGACGAAGAAGATATCCCTTACCGACGCCTGACTTTTACTACTTATCAGAATGGGAAAGCCTACCAGTACACAATCATGAAATCGGTAATGGATTTTGATGACCTGTTTGAAAGTACCGTATTTGCGATGGGCTGGACCTTCCTGATGCTTCTGGTTGGATTGGGAGCCGTAAACTATAGTATCAATAAATATACCTGGCGCAACTTTTACGATACCCTGGATAAGATAAAGCGCTATAGTTTATCACAATACGGGCCATTGCAGCTTAAGCCCTCCGAAACAACAGAATTCCAGGAATTAAACACGGTGCTGCAGAACATGACGGATAAAATTCACAGTGATTACCTGAACCTGAAAGAATTTACCGAAAACGTGTCGCATGAGATACAAACCCCTTTAGCTATAGTTAACAGCAAACTGGAGCTATTTATGCAATCAGGTAACCTGACGTCTACAGAGGCAAAACTGCTGGAAGACATGCATAATTCGGTAAGCCGCCTGGCGCGCTTAAATAAGTCACTCATTATGCTGACACGGATCGAGAACCGCGAATTTAAAGAGAATGAAAGTATTCCGATGCACGAGCTCCTTGCCGAACAGACCGAACAACTACAGGAAATTATAGAAATGCATGGCCTTACAGTAGAACAAACTATAGATCAGGCTGTGTATGTGCACATGAACCGGGGTCTTGCCGAAGTGCTGGTTTCAAACCTGCTCATCAATGCTATTCAACACAATGCGCCAAACGGTATCATAACGATTACCCTGAATCAGGAAAAAATGTGTTTGAAGAATACCGGCGAAGCGTTACATGAACCAGGCAGCAACCTCTTTGGCCGTTTTGTAAGTGGCAGTAAGCGCTCAGACTCCCTGGGGATCGGGCTGGCACTGGTAAGCCGTATCTGTTCCGTTTACAACATGCGCCCAAACTATAGTTACGAGAATGGAATGCACGTACTTTGTATTTACTTCAATCAATTAAACCGTAAAATAAAATAG
- a CDS encoding response regulator transcription factor yields MRILIIEDEQELNNSIVTYLEQEGYSCDAAYDFKDASLKVADLPYTCVLVDLNLPHGNGLDIIRLLKENTPETGIIIISAKNALDDRITGLEIGADDYLTKPFHLSELNARLKSVIRRRNFNGQKSVKAGALEVFPDSAEAQVNGKKLTLTKKEYDLLLYFLSNRNRVLTKDSIAEHLWGDHVEALDSLDFVYTHIKNLRRKIMDAGGEDHIQTVYGLGYKFAAE; encoded by the coding sequence ATGCGCATACTGATCATTGAAGACGAGCAGGAACTGAACAATTCTATAGTTACCTACCTGGAACAGGAAGGCTACAGTTGCGATGCCGCTTACGATTTTAAAGATGCCAGCCTGAAAGTCGCTGATCTGCCTTACACCTGTGTGCTGGTAGACCTGAACCTGCCCCACGGAAACGGATTGGATATTATACGCCTGCTAAAAGAAAACACCCCGGAAACCGGCATCATCATTATTTCTGCTAAAAACGCCTTAGACGACAGAATTACCGGCCTCGAAATTGGCGCCGATGATTACCTTACAAAACCATTCCATTTATCAGAATTGAACGCAAGGTTAAAGTCTGTTATCCGGAGACGAAATTTTAACGGGCAAAAATCGGTAAAGGCCGGTGCCCTGGAAGTATTTCCGGATTCCGCAGAGGCTCAGGTAAACGGCAAGAAGCTGACACTCACCAAAAAAGAATACGACCTGCTGTTGTATTTTCTCTCGAACCGGAACCGTGTACTCACCAAAGATTCTATTGCCGAACATTTGTGGGGCGACCATGTAGAGGCACTCGATTCGCTTGATTTTGTATACACGCACATCAAGAACCTGCGCCGCAAAATAATGGATGCAGGCGGCGAAGACCATATTCAAACGGTTTATGGCTTGGGTTATAAGTTTGCCGCCGAATGA
- a CDS encoding GreA/GreB family elongation factor, with the protein MSRAFVKEDDSGEAPIIPPRAALPPGVTNYVTPRGLELLREELTELEAERSIAEANRDNEAERTRQLTILNGRIAALTSRITSAKVIDIKDQPADQVRFGATVTLKTIKGKKPGQERIFTIVGVDEASVEAGLIAFVAPIAKIVTGAKVGQKITLRLGKDEEVAEVTNISYLNN; encoded by the coding sequence ATGAGCAGAGCATTTGTAAAAGAAGACGATTCCGGTGAAGCCCCGATCATTCCGCCAAGAGCAGCATTGCCACCCGGCGTAACCAACTATGTAACGCCGCGTGGCCTGGAACTATTACGCGAAGAACTAACGGAACTGGAAGCAGAAAGAAGTATAGCAGAGGCAAACCGCGATAATGAAGCAGAACGCACCCGACAGTTAACAATACTCAACGGGCGGATCGCAGCGCTTACGTCCCGCATTACTTCGGCCAAAGTCATCGATATAAAAGACCAGCCTGCCGACCAGGTCCGGTTTGGGGCAACTGTTACGCTTAAAACCATCAAAGGCAAAAAACCCGGACAGGAAAGAATATTTACGATAGTTGGCGTAGATGAAGCTTCCGTGGAAGCTGGACTGATCGCCTTTGTGGCTCCCATCGCCAAAATTGTGACCGGCGCTAAAGTAGGCCAGAAAATAACGCTACGCCTGGGCAAGGACGAAGAAGTAGCGGAGGTGACCAATATCTCCTATCTAAACAATTAA
- a CDS encoding putative sensor domain DACNV-containing protein: MSSAITYQAARTVAPTIEQYFSNLLGTARQHNIPKLATEPSANIIEKIIDTAFWASLQREEGHVIKISIAYLPPEQTKHPVLFLHRLPLTATVLTKLSPGVERPGIHIGVWQEDGELYIWGTTRSIPSLCFVVDVSEPGLMVIKHRRQDGFGKYANVAVLKGDQVKIIDERRTPMDECPGFLTSLLGLRTPSTTIEANILVQLSVSMRAHERGGTLLVVPSDTDKWLNSIVKPMVYSIQPTLSGLARLVQHQEEEMAKGTWQSTLKKEVDALAGLTAIDGATIITDNYKLLAFGAKIGRAIGSSPVDEMILTEPIVGNEEKKLHPAHNSGTRHLSAAQFVHDQRDSLGLVASQDGKFTIFSWSPCKQMVHAHVIDTLLL, encoded by the coding sequence ATGAGTTCAGCCATAACTTACCAGGCAGCCAGAACGGTGGCGCCAACTATAGAACAGTATTTCAGTAACCTGCTTGGTACTGCACGTCAGCATAATATTCCCAAACTGGCTACAGAACCTTCCGCCAATATTATAGAAAAAATTATCGATACGGCTTTCTGGGCCAGTCTGCAGCGCGAAGAAGGTCATGTCATTAAAATTTCCATTGCTTATTTGCCACCTGAACAGACCAAACATCCCGTACTTTTTCTGCACCGCTTGCCCCTTACGGCTACCGTACTCACAAAACTGTCTCCCGGGGTAGAGCGCCCGGGTATTCATATCGGTGTCTGGCAGGAAGATGGCGAACTGTATATCTGGGGAACGACGCGCTCCATACCAAGTCTCTGTTTCGTGGTAGATGTTTCGGAGCCTGGCTTAATGGTGATCAAACACCGGAGACAGGATGGGTTCGGGAAATATGCGAATGTAGCTGTGCTGAAAGGGGACCAGGTGAAGATCATAGACGAGCGGCGTACTCCAATGGATGAATGTCCGGGTTTCCTGACCTCGCTGCTGGGGCTACGGACACCTTCTACAACTATAGAAGCCAATATTCTGGTACAGTTATCGGTATCGATGCGCGCCCATGAGCGTGGCGGCACTTTGCTTGTAGTACCATCTGATACCGACAAATGGCTAAATTCTATTGTCAAACCGATGGTTTATTCCATTCAGCCTACTTTATCGGGGCTTGCCCGGTTAGTACAGCATCAGGAAGAAGAAATGGCTAAAGGCACCTGGCAGTCTACTCTTAAAAAAGAAGTGGATGCACTGGCCGGGCTAACGGCCATCGATGGTGCCACCATCATTACGGACAACTATAAACTACTTGCTTTTGGAGCTAAAATAGGCCGTGCTATCGGGAGTTCGCCAGTAGATGAAATGATCTTAACCGAACCCATCGTGGGGAATGAAGAAAAGAAACTGCATCCGGCCCATAACAGCGGTACAAGGCACTTATCAGCTGCGCAGTTCGTGCACGACCAACGGGACTCCCTGGGCCTGGTTGCCTCACAGGACGGTAAGTTTACCATCTTCTCCTGGTCTCCGTGCAAGCAGATGGTGCATGCGCATGTGATAGACACGTTGCTACTATAG